A genome region from Rhodohalobacter mucosus includes the following:
- the mdh gene encoding malate dehydrogenase translates to MKVTVVGAGGNVGSTVALAIAERDYAKEVVMVDIEKEEGDKTFYPSKGRALDQWETAPILGFDTRLVGTVNYEDTKGSDVCVITAGVPRKPGMSRDDLLEINSNIVRTVTEELVKYSPDTIIVVVSNPLDVMTYVAHATSGFDSSRVMGMAGILDTARFRAFLAEELNVSPKDIQSLLMGGHGDTMVPLPRYTTVSGIPVTQLIDSDKLDAIVDRTKKGGGELVGLMGTSAWYAPGAAAAQMVEAIILDQNRIFPCAVQLNGEYGINDLFLGVPVKLGKGGIKEIIEVDLDDSETELLRASEKAVRSTLEDFKKLMDK, encoded by the coding sequence ATGAAAGTTACCGTTGTAGGAGCAGGTGGAAATGTGGGCTCAACAGTGGCCCTCGCCATCGCAGAACGCGACTATGCAAAGGAAGTAGTCATGGTCGATATTGAAAAGGAAGAAGGAGATAAAACGTTTTATCCCTCTAAAGGCCGCGCATTAGACCAATGGGAAACGGCTCCCATTTTGGGCTTTGATACGCGCCTTGTAGGTACTGTAAATTATGAAGACACCAAAGGCTCAGACGTATGCGTAATTACAGCCGGCGTTCCCAGAAAACCTGGCATGAGCCGTGATGACCTTCTTGAAATCAACAGCAATATTGTACGAACCGTAACCGAAGAACTTGTAAAGTATTCGCCTGATACCATCATCGTAGTGGTTTCCAATCCGCTCGACGTCATGACCTACGTAGCTCATGCCACCAGCGGGTTCGATTCCAGCCGTGTTATGGGTATGGCGGGTATCCTGGACACCGCCCGGTTCCGTGCTTTTCTGGCCGAAGAACTGAATGTATCACCCAAGGATATTCAATCGCTGCTGATGGGCGGTCACGGCGACACCATGGTGCCCCTGCCCCGATACACTACGGTTTCCGGAATTCCCGTAACTCAGCTTATTGATTCGGATAAACTTGACGCCATTGTTGACCGTACCAAGAAAGGAGGGGGCGAACTTGTAGGCCTCATGGGAACATCCGCATGGTATGCACCCGGTGCAGCGGCCGCACAAATGGTAGAGGCAATAATACTGGATCAGAATCGTATTTTCCCGTGCGCCGTGCAGTTAAACGGAGAGTATGGGATCAATGACCTGTTTTTAGGTGTACCCGTGAAGCTCGGCAAGGGCGGCATCAAGGAAATTATTGAAGTTGATCTTGACGATTCAGAAACCGAACTTCTAAGAGCATCAGAAAAAGCAGTCCGTTCCACTTTGGAGGACTTCAAAAAGCTGATGGATAAATAA
- a CDS encoding gamma carbonic anhydrase family protein, with the protein MIYEFLNKSPRFDDTVFVAPSADLIGDVKLGSDSSVWFNATIRGDVNWIEIGERSNIQDNASVHVTHQTCPTRIGNEVTVGHNAMIHGCTIHDRVLIGIHATVLDRAVVESDVIVAAGSLVPPGKRLESGYMYMGSPVKKSRKLSEEEIESIRAYAANYVKYQRTYRQVDQYDENPFYTDNRKS; encoded by the coding sequence ATGATCTATGAATTTCTCAATAAGTCGCCGCGTTTTGACGATACCGTCTTTGTAGCACCCAGCGCCGATCTAATCGGGGATGTAAAACTAGGAAGTGACAGTTCGGTCTGGTTTAATGCAACAATCCGCGGCGACGTGAATTGGATTGAAATAGGCGAGAGAAGCAATATTCAGGACAACGCCTCGGTTCATGTTACCCATCAGACCTGTCCCACACGAATAGGAAACGAGGTTACGGTGGGGCACAACGCCATGATTCACGGATGCACCATACACGACCGCGTTCTCATCGGAATTCATGCCACCGTACTCGACAGGGCCGTGGTTGAAAGTGATGTGATTGTTGCGGCGGGCAGCCTGGTCCCGCCGGGCAAACGCCTGGAAAGCGGCTATATGTACATGGGTTCACCGGTAAAAAAGAGCCGAAAGCTGAGTGAAGAGGAGATTGAATCGATTCGCGCGTATGCGGCCAATTATGTGAAGTATCAGCGCACCTACCGGCAGGTTGATCAGTACGACGAGAACCCCTTCTATACAGACAATCGAAAGAGCTGA
- a CDS encoding ABC transporter substrate-binding protein, translating to MITARQFLLSLIPILMLLQACGSSSEVVVVRDAPRTGSTDTTETAEDDTFTSLSIGLIEPVTNMDPLFAQDLSTMRVLSAVYQTLYTIDPEGDVQPLLADQTAVSPDSLEYTITLKEDVFYHDSEVFNAGVGRELHARDVKWAFERAARNNVPPHAAELLKNIRGFRSFFMEQREVFDPAKRVLEGVTGIEVQNARTLKISLREKDHEFTSKLASPLLSIYPSESILRPQQALSEKPVGTGPYSFRSADSTAIVLALNDPDNQRDEMINRIDFIHGRSEGQLFQEFARNRIDWIPEMGPQMMEQIILNGDLRESYADEYNLTMQPASRITSIYLNRESDFSLAELSDRIASFQEYRFSVEGTSYFNIEGLTVSGPDTSAAADSARYLVVHTDNPFARWLFAEINREWMNPEAGLAYLNIRVPIPEASFYSRMHDTFHDRYLPDPAKTPWLRFESPVYGIYHENVQIDDIPATPWALPIDSIQLNNR from the coding sequence ATGATCACTGCCCGACAATTTCTCCTCAGCCTGATTCCAATTTTGATGCTGCTGCAGGCATGCGGTTCAAGCAGTGAGGTGGTGGTGGTTCGTGATGCACCCCGCACCGGCAGTACGGATACAACCGAAACGGCTGAAGATGACACATTCACCAGTCTGTCCATCGGCCTGATTGAACCGGTTACCAATATGGACCCCCTGTTTGCCCAAGACCTTAGCACAATGAGGGTTCTTTCCGCCGTTTATCAGACACTCTATACCATCGACCCAGAGGGAGACGTACAGCCACTGCTTGCAGATCAGACAGCTGTAAGTCCCGACAGTCTTGAATACACCATCACGCTGAAGGAGGATGTATTTTATCATGACAGCGAAGTTTTTAATGCAGGAGTGGGGCGGGAACTTCATGCAAGAGATGTGAAATGGGCCTTCGAAAGGGCTGCCCGGAATAATGTACCTCCGCATGCAGCGGAATTGCTTAAGAATATCCGCGGCTTCAGAAGCTTTTTTATGGAACAAAGAGAGGTTTTTGATCCCGCAAAACGGGTTTTGGAGGGTGTTACAGGAATAGAGGTGCAAAATGCACGAACACTCAAAATAAGCCTGCGGGAGAAAGATCATGAATTTACAAGTAAACTGGCCTCTCCGCTGCTCTCCATCTATCCCTCAGAATCGATTCTGCGTCCGCAGCAGGCTCTTTCGGAAAAACCGGTTGGAACAGGACCCTATTCCTTCAGATCTGCTGACAGCACCGCGATTGTACTGGCTCTAAACGACCCTGACAATCAGCGCGATGAGATGATCAACCGGATAGACTTTATTCATGGAAGGTCAGAAGGACAGTTATTCCAGGAGTTTGCACGGAACAGGATAGACTGGATTCCTGAAATGGGTCCGCAAATGATGGAACAGATTATACTGAACGGTGATTTAAGAGAGTCTTATGCGGATGAGTACAACCTGACTATGCAGCCTGCGTCAAGAATCACTTCAATATATCTCAACCGGGAGTCAGATTTCAGTTTGGCCGAACTTTCCGACCGGATTGCATCTTTTCAGGAATACCGGTTTTCAGTGGAAGGAACCTCCTATTTTAATATTGAGGGCTTAACAGTTTCGGGTCCTGACACCTCTGCGGCAGCCGATTCGGCAAGATATCTTGTTGTCCATACCGACAATCCCTTTGCCAGGTGGCTGTTTGCGGAAATCAACCGGGAATGGATGAATCCGGAAGCCGGACTCGCCTATCTGAATATTCGGGTACCCATACCCGAGGCATCCTTTTACAGCCGCATGCATGACACATTCCATGACAGGTATCTACCTGACCCGGCCAAGACCCCCTGGCTGCGATTTGAATCCCCCGTGTACGGTATCTATCATGAAAATGTACAGATTGATGACATACCTGCCACTCCCTGGGCTCTGCCCATCGATAGCATTCAACTGAATAACCGCTGA
- a CDS encoding T9SS type A sorting domain-containing protein: MRDLFYSLLLPFCLIAAALFPAAATAQSQSGIHLHPHDPNRVFAEIELAEKYGTITAEEALLEKYRYVFNPDAMTLPTVTESRSPVKCLLPLELDYHRLKTRNRLSPSSVDEIERYTNYPQTNHQQSYLSDSGNFIFYYETDGVHAVPSDDLNTNGIPDYVEQAAFAADSSYRYQVEQAGFVDFLKTDPYEIYFENFNFYGVTNSSGSTSFIRIHNNFDGFPPNAHPEGDRIGSLYVTIAHEIKHAIQYETNRWDGDAGSFDWIEMDATMMEEVVFDNVNDYYNYIKFDFDSDQPSSQSIFGNTRTATPGAYWHVSWMLYFYEALGIDFWVSLWEQFIPDRTKPFLDAVADELDSRGLSLGLEHIKNHTWHMTAGPDNSAVNFGFEERFDYPNSTFYSEELNFLPDIVEGFTLNPYAAQYIRAIPASFADGQPSFRLESTRPGVGLGVMGYFRDGSVLRELALNPVSTEQSVQTAWNWNELDRIAIAVVNTNPDEVANYTLEMTSTAPEEDLIAQNYPNPFNNSTRITFALTESRTVKLDIYDSLGRRVQTLLDEQLNAGYHTVPFNASGLASGVYFYRITSDNFASSKKMILVK; encoded by the coding sequence ATGAGAGATCTCTTCTACAGCCTTTTGCTTCCTTTCTGCCTGATTGCAGCGGCCCTTTTCCCGGCTGCGGCAACTGCACAGTCGCAATCTGGCATTCATCTCCACCCGCATGATCCCAATCGGGTATTCGCGGAAATTGAACTGGCTGAAAAATACGGCACCATTACAGCTGAAGAAGCTCTTCTTGAAAAATATCGGTATGTATTCAATCCGGACGCAATGACGCTACCCACCGTTACCGAAAGCAGGTCTCCGGTAAAGTGCCTTCTCCCGCTCGAGCTCGATTACCATCGCCTTAAAACCCGGAACAGGTTGTCACCCTCATCGGTAGATGAAATTGAACGGTACACCAACTATCCTCAAACCAATCATCAGCAAAGCTACCTGTCCGATTCGGGTAACTTCATTTTTTACTATGAAACTGACGGGGTTCATGCCGTGCCTTCTGATGACCTGAACACAAACGGTATTCCCGACTATGTGGAACAGGCCGCTTTTGCCGCCGATTCATCCTATCGGTATCAGGTTGAACAGGCAGGATTTGTTGATTTCCTCAAAACCGATCCCTACGAAATCTATTTTGAGAACTTCAATTTTTACGGTGTTACCAACTCCAGCGGCTCCACTTCCTTTATACGTATTCACAATAACTTTGACGGCTTTCCGCCGAACGCCCATCCCGAGGGCGACAGAATCGGTTCTCTCTATGTGACCATCGCCCATGAGATCAAACACGCCATACAGTATGAAACCAACCGGTGGGATGGCGATGCAGGCAGTTTCGACTGGATTGAGATGGATGCCACCATGATGGAAGAGGTGGTATTCGACAACGTGAACGACTACTATAACTACATCAAATTTGATTTTGATTCTGATCAGCCCAGCTCCCAGTCAATATTCGGCAATACACGTACAGCCACTCCCGGAGCCTATTGGCACGTTTCATGGATGCTCTACTTCTATGAGGCACTCGGCATCGATTTTTGGGTATCGCTGTGGGAGCAGTTCATCCCCGACCGAACCAAACCGTTTCTGGATGCGGTTGCCGATGAGCTGGACAGCCGCGGTCTCTCCCTGGGACTGGAGCATATCAAAAACCATACCTGGCACATGACCGCCGGACCCGATAACTCAGCCGTGAACTTCGGTTTTGAAGAGCGTTTTGACTATCCCAACTCCACGTTCTATTCGGAAGAGCTTAACTTTCTGCCGGATATCGTTGAAGGATTTACGCTGAATCCTTATGCCGCACAGTATATTCGCGCCATACCCGCCTCATTTGCTGATGGACAGCCCAGTTTCCGTCTTGAATCTACCCGGCCGGGCGTAGGGTTGGGTGTAATGGGATACTTCAGGGACGGCTCCGTACTCCGGGAGCTTGCACTGAATCCCGTCTCCACCGAACAGTCCGTCCAGACTGCATGGAATTGGAACGAACTTGACAGGATTGCCATAGCGGTGGTAAATACCAATCCGGATGAGGTTGCAAACTATACCCTTGAAATGACCTCAACGGCTCCCGAAGAGGACCTGATTGCTCAAAACTATCCCAATCCTTTCAATAACTCCACACGCATAACCTTTGCATTGACGGAGAGCCGGACAGTAAAGCTCGATATATACGACTCCCTTGGCAGAAGAGTTCAAACACTGCTCGATGAGCAGCTGAATGCGGGCTATCACACGGTACCCTTCAATGCCTCCGGATTGGCATCAGGCGTCTATTTCTACAGGATCACCTCAGACAATTTTGCCTCCTCCAAAAAGATGATCCTGGTGAAATGA
- a CDS encoding rhodanese-related sulfurtransferase, whose product MNNEVILYYKFSEIKDPEGFCKLHKEKLKELGVLGRVYISREGINGTLGGTPDQMQAYKEYLQGIEGFEETEFKTDLHDDIPFAKLTCKVRDEIVALHVDGLDPKEGGYHMPPAEWRKTMESGEEYVMIDVRNDYESRVGHFEGALKPPVENFYDFPEWLEEAEKKIPKDKKVLMYCTGGIRCEKFSVLMKKKGWDDVNQLHGGILNYAREEEGKHFRGKCFVFDDRLVVPIDKENLEPIARCEITGKPADSYINCANMECNKLFVCSEEGARMMKGCCSEECGKSEYKRPFDPENAFRPFRKWYNYFDDDFKQRELQEQ is encoded by the coding sequence ATGAATAACGAAGTCATCCTCTACTATAAATTTTCAGAAATTAAAGATCCTGAAGGGTTTTGCAAGCTTCACAAGGAAAAGCTAAAAGAGCTTGGAGTTCTGGGCAGGGTGTATATAAGCCGGGAAGGAATTAACGGTACGCTGGGCGGCACTCCCGATCAGATGCAGGCCTATAAAGAGTATCTTCAGGGTATTGAAGGATTTGAGGAGACAGAGTTTAAAACCGACCTTCATGACGACATTCCGTTTGCAAAGCTAACCTGCAAGGTGCGCGATGAGATTGTGGCACTGCATGTTGACGGACTCGATCCGAAGGAAGGCGGCTACCATATGCCTCCGGCTGAGTGGCGCAAAACCATGGAATCGGGCGAAGAGTATGTGATGATCGATGTACGAAATGACTATGAATCCAGGGTTGGCCATTTTGAGGGAGCCCTGAAACCGCCTGTGGAGAACTTTTACGACTTTCCGGAGTGGCTGGAGGAAGCGGAAAAGAAGATCCCCAAAGACAAAAAAGTACTCATGTACTGTACGGGAGGCATCCGCTGCGAGAAGTTTTCCGTGCTGATGAAAAAGAAGGGCTGGGATGACGTAAACCAGCTTCACGGAGGTATTTTGAACTACGCCAGGGAGGAGGAGGGCAAACACTTCAGGGGCAAGTGCTTTGTATTTGACGACCGTCTGGTCGTACCCATTGACAAGGAAAACCTGGAGCCGATTGCGCGGTGCGAAATTACGGGTAAACCGGCCGACAGCTACATCAACTGTGCGAATATGGAGTGCAACAAGCTCTTTGTCTGCTCTGAGGAGGGAGCACGGATGATGAAAGGCTGCTGCAGTGAGGAGTGCGGAAAGAGTGAGTACAAGCGCCCCTTCGATCCTGAAAATGCATTCCGGCCTTTCCGCAAATGGTATAACTACTTTGATGACGATTTCAAGCAGCGTGAGCTCCAGGAGCAGTAG
- a CDS encoding pseudouridine synthase, whose protein sequence is MTISSSVSSRSSRVIIRAPYELTRTITVKPREAGESALHFFRNRFPYLSEEKWLQRLESGWIRSNGLPVSAGTCLSAHQVLTHYSPAVSEPSVSGNITVVKETKNWLIVCKPAPLPMHQGGRYYKNTLAYLLKEMGYSDLNPVHRLDAVTSGLVLFAKNRKWAIQIRKEFDENRVEKWYHAIVEGEMTGNLAVDQPIRRRRGFVFECGNGLENAKPALTRFIPEKVLPGGKTLVRCIPETGRTHQIRLHLREAGFPVADDPIYGPKGDDSGQKLQNSAISLRSSGIVIKALRIKGVLPVTKGF, encoded by the coding sequence ATGACGATTTCAAGCAGCGTGAGCTCCAGGAGCAGTAGGGTTATTATCAGGGCTCCCTATGAGCTCACCCGTACGATTACCGTCAAACCCCGCGAAGCCGGTGAGAGTGCGCTTCATTTCTTCAGAAACCGGTTTCCCTACCTTTCGGAAGAAAAATGGCTTCAGCGGCTGGAGTCGGGGTGGATTCGCAGTAACGGATTGCCCGTCAGTGCCGGCACTTGCCTCTCCGCACACCAGGTACTTACCCACTATTCACCTGCGGTAAGTGAACCCTCCGTATCCGGCAATATAACCGTAGTGAAAGAGACAAAGAACTGGCTGATTGTGTGTAAACCGGCACCTCTTCCCATGCATCAGGGCGGACGGTATTACAAAAATACACTCGCATACCTTCTTAAAGAGATGGGATACAGCGATCTGAATCCCGTGCACCGCCTGGATGCGGTGACCTCAGGGCTCGTGCTTTTTGCAAAAAATCGCAAGTGGGCCATTCAAATCCGGAAAGAGTTTGACGAGAACCGTGTGGAGAAGTGGTACCATGCAATAGTAGAGGGGGAGATGACCGGAAATCTGGCTGTGGATCAGCCGATTCGCAGAAGAAGGGGATTTGTTTTCGAATGCGGCAACGGATTGGAGAATGCAAAACCGGCATTGACCCGATTCATTCCTGAAAAAGTACTGCCCGGCGGTAAAACGCTGGTTCGGTGCATCCCGGAAACGGGAAGAACTCATCAGATCCGCCTGCACCTCAGAGAGGCAGGATTTCCTGTTGCAGATGATCCCATTTATGGGCCAAAAGGCGATGACAGCGGCCAAAAACTACAGAACTCCGCAATCAGCTTGCGGAGTTCCGGTATCGTTATCAAAGCGCTAAGAATAAAGGGAGTGCTTCCCGTTACAAAAGGCTTTTAA
- a CDS encoding SufE family protein, producing the protein MTIDEKQQRIVREFELLGDWPERYKYIIKLGQKLEPLDEKYKVEENIVRGCQSQVWLHTETEGDKIIFKADSDAAITKGLVALMVRFYSGETPDTILSVNPDFIKKIGMQDHLSPTRSNGLASMVKQMKIYAMAYKAKMEQEPANN; encoded by the coding sequence ATGACGATAGACGAAAAACAGCAACGCATAGTCAGGGAATTTGAGCTGCTGGGCGACTGGCCAGAGCGATATAAGTACATCATCAAGCTCGGTCAAAAACTGGAGCCGCTCGATGAGAAGTACAAAGTGGAGGAGAATATCGTAAGAGGCTGCCAGTCGCAGGTATGGCTTCACACAGAAACGGAGGGTGACAAGATTATTTTCAAGGCCGACAGTGATGCTGCAATCACCAAGGGGCTGGTTGCTTTGATGGTTCGTTTTTACTCCGGTGAAACTCCCGACACGATTCTCTCTGTGAATCCGGATTTTATAAAAAAAATCGGTATGCAGGATCATCTCTCCCCAACCCGTTCAAACGGCCTCGCCTCCATGGTAAAACAGATGAAAATTTATGCCATGGCCTACAAAGCCAAAATGGAACAGGAACCGGCAAATAACTGA
- the hemW gene encoding radical SAM family heme chaperone HemW produces MISTTRTPSIQTIERAEIGNQSAGSPQQETETIRNFGMSGLYIHIPFCKQACSYCDFYFLTRQQLREPFVDSLVREIENSRGEGYTEEPVKTVYIGGGTPSLLTENQLSRIFDALRHVFDIQAEEVTMELNPDDVTIDYLRQLRNLGINRASMGVQSFHPEILQFMHRAHTREEAMRALDALQKTGFSTYTADLIYGNPGQTQEMLRRDIRQLLEYNPPHISAYSLTVEPNTRLGKQVDLGRISPPDDEEVSVHFDIVTEELGKAGLRQYEISNFAIPGKEAVHNSNYWRHENYIGFGPSAHSFHWDGHGAVRWKNKPDLKAYLEMDFSGIREDHEVLDLHSLAEERLMLGLRTVWGVNLERLKSRYGYELNSSQTEWIEIQSGAGNLVLNKYTLTLTKQGFRIADLLTVDLLSRN; encoded by the coding sequence TTGATCAGTACGACGAGAACCCCTTCTATACAGACAATCGAAAGAGCTGAGATCGGCAATCAATCCGCCGGCAGTCCGCAGCAGGAAACTGAAACCATCAGAAATTTTGGGATGTCCGGCCTCTATATCCATATACCGTTTTGTAAGCAGGCTTGCAGCTACTGCGATTTCTATTTTTTGACGCGACAGCAGCTCAGGGAGCCGTTTGTAGATTCATTGGTCAGGGAAATAGAGAACAGCAGAGGTGAAGGGTATACGGAAGAACCTGTAAAGACTGTCTACATCGGCGGAGGGACGCCCTCGCTCCTCACCGAAAATCAGCTTTCACGTATTTTTGATGCGCTTCGCCATGTGTTTGACATTCAGGCGGAAGAGGTAACCATGGAGCTGAACCCGGACGATGTAACCATTGATTATCTGCGGCAGCTGAGAAACCTTGGCATCAACCGCGCAAGCATGGGGGTTCAGTCATTTCATCCGGAGATCCTGCAGTTTATGCATCGGGCCCATACAAGGGAGGAGGCGATGCGTGCGCTGGATGCTCTTCAAAAAACCGGGTTTTCCACCTATACCGCCGACCTGATTTACGGTAATCCGGGCCAGACTCAGGAAATGCTCCGGCGCGACATCCGGCAGCTTCTCGAATATAACCCTCCCCACATCTCGGCCTATTCACTGACCGTGGAACCCAACACCCGGCTTGGAAAACAGGTGGACCTGGGAAGGATCAGCCCGCCAGACGATGAGGAGGTGTCGGTTCATTTTGATATCGTAACGGAAGAACTGGGCAAAGCAGGGCTGAGGCAGTACGAAATCAGCAATTTTGCCATTCCGGGCAAAGAGGCGGTTCATAACAGCAACTACTGGCGCCATGAGAACTACATCGGCTTCGGCCCATCGGCCCACTCTTTTCACTGGGACGGGCACGGAGCGGTACGATGGAAGAACAAACCCGATCTGAAAGCCTACCTGGAGATGGATTTCAGCGGGATCAGGGAAGATCATGAGGTGCTCGACCTGCACTCGCTTGCCGAAGAGCGGCTCATGCTCGGCCTGCGTACGGTGTGGGGCGTGAACCTTGAACGGTTGAAGAGCCGGTACGGATATGAGCTGAACAGCTCCCAAACAGAGTGGATTGAGATCCAGTCCGGCGCAGGCAATCTGGTGCTCAATAAATACACTCTCACTCTGACGAAACAGGGTTTTAGAATAGCGGACCTTTTAACGGTCGATTTATTGAGCAGGAATTAA
- a CDS encoding NAD(+)/NADH kinase — protein MTFSLIANPDKYSVEEPIRQVLEWCRAEGVSVFVSETLAGHYPEMSDHKSVNILEEEQKCVDSCDVVIAIGGDGTILHTAQLVRKKQTPVLGINTGKLGFMANIQPENIEYCLRQVIDENYSLDSRTFLKAELPGGKRYDALNEFLFTKKDTSSMITLHADYDGVFINNYWADGLIVSTPTGSTAYNLSAGGPIIMPNTPVMVLTPINPHTLTTRPLVLPSGKPLRIRSLNSSEHTLFTYDGMSHQVESDLNVTISQSEYSIHLIQLPGQNYFETLRNKLMWGLDRRKS, from the coding sequence ATGACATTCAGCCTTATCGCCAATCCGGATAAATATTCTGTGGAAGAACCCATCAGGCAGGTATTGGAATGGTGCAGGGCAGAAGGTGTCTCTGTTTTTGTGTCAGAAACACTTGCCGGCCACTATCCCGAAATGTCTGACCACAAATCGGTTAACATACTTGAGGAGGAACAAAAGTGCGTTGATTCCTGCGATGTGGTAATTGCAATAGGAGGTGACGGAACCATTCTTCACACGGCGCAGCTTGTCCGTAAGAAACAAACACCGGTTCTTGGCATTAATACGGGAAAACTGGGTTTTATGGCCAATATTCAGCCTGAAAACATTGAATATTGCCTTCGACAGGTTATCGATGAGAACTACTCTCTTGATAGCAGAACCTTTTTAAAAGCTGAACTTCCGGGAGGCAAACGCTATGATGCACTGAATGAGTTTCTTTTTACAAAGAAAGATACCTCGTCGATGATCACCCTTCATGCTGATTATGACGGCGTTTTCATTAATAATTACTGGGCAGACGGGCTGATCGTTTCCACACCCACCGGATCCACTGCATACAATCTCTCAGCGGGCGGGCCAATCATCATGCCCAATACGCCGGTTATGGTGCTTACACCCATCAATCCGCACACACTTACTACAAGGCCGCTGGTTCTGCCCTCCGGCAAGCCGCTCAGAATCAGAAGCCTGAATTCCTCGGAGCATACGCTTTTTACGTACGATGGGATGTCGCATCAGGTTGAGTCGGATCTTAATGTAACCATCAGCCAGAGTGAATACAGCATCCACCTTATTCAGCTTCCCGGTCAAAATTATTTTGAGACACTTCGCAATAAATTGATGTGGGGACTTGATCGCAGAAAGAGTTGA
- a CDS encoding DsbA family protein gives MNTKTIQIIALWTFLAVGGVALYYGLSGNDDSSEAVNRSADPQPVSILKYSDYQCPACKAYVPLQEQLKAEYGDLIKIEYRHFPLSGHQFAELASRTAEAARNQGKYEEMHDLIFEYQEVWSQGDARDHFMDFANQLELDMEQFEADLQSQEIIDLVERQRQEGLRRQVNATPTFFINGQKLRQNPQSYEQFKSVVELYMYRAS, from the coding sequence ATGAATACCAAAACAATCCAGATCATTGCCCTTTGGACTTTCCTCGCAGTGGGAGGGGTCGCTCTCTATTACGGACTTTCAGGAAATGATGATTCTTCAGAAGCCGTAAACAGAAGTGCAGACCCTCAGCCCGTCAGCATTCTGAAATACAGCGACTATCAGTGTCCTGCCTGCAAAGCATATGTGCCTCTTCAAGAACAGCTGAAGGCAGAGTACGGAGATCTTATTAAGATCGAGTACCGGCACTTTCCGCTTAGCGGACATCAATTCGCCGAACTGGCTTCACGCACAGCTGAAGCGGCTCGAAACCAGGGTAAATACGAGGAGATGCACGATCTCATTTTTGAGTACCAGGAGGTATGGTCTCAGGGAGATGCCCGCGATCACTTCATGGATTTTGCCAATCAGCTTGAACTGGATATGGAGCAGTTTGAGGCAGACCTCCAATCCCAGGAGATCATTGATCTGGTTGAGCGGCAAAGGCAGGAAGGCCTGAGGCGTCAGGTAAACGCCACACCAACGTTTTTCATAAATGGACAGAAACTGCGTCAGAACCCGCAAAGCTATGAGCAGTTCAAGTCGGTCGTGGAACTCTATATGTATCGCGCAAGCTGA